GAGGCCAAAGCTAAACTGTCCCCTTCAAAAAGTTTGATTTGTTCAAAATGATTCTTTGCTTGAGGACAAATTGCTTGAATTTCTGCCAACGCACTTTCAAGACGGTGGTCATAATCTAAAGGAGTAACTTTAAGAGGCTGACAAGCTTTTCGAATAGCTTCGTCTAGACCTTTCTTCTTTAAAGCACTAGTAAGTACAACAGGTAGTCCTAAACTGTAAGATAGTTTTTCGATATCAACCTGTTTACCTTGATATTCTAGCAAGTCGCTCATATTTAGAGCGATAACGATAGGGATATTAAACTCCATCAGCTGCAATGTGAGGTACAGTGAGCGTTCGAGATTTGTTGCATCTATAATATTGAGAAGTACGTCGGGTGGTGTTTCTCTGAGATAATTTCGTGTGACTTGTTCTTCTAAAGTATAAGGAGAGAGGGAGTAAGTTCCGGGTAAATCTTGAATGGCGATGTTTTTGTCTTTTTTATAACGTCCCGTTTTACACTCGACTGTCACACCTGGCCAGTTTCCCACCTGCTGATTACTGCCGGTTAATATATTGAAAATACTTGTTTTCCCACTGTTTGGGTTTCCGAGTAAAGCGATTTTAGTCATCTTTATTTCCTTTTAGTCTTGGACAACAATTTTTATTTTTTCAGCATCTTTCTTTCTTAAAGAAAGAGAATAACCACGCAGATGAAGTTCCATAGGATCTCCTAGGGGTGCAAGCTTATGTACAGAAATACTTGTGCCCCTCGTAATTCCCATATCCATAAGCCGGCGCTTTATTTCGCCTTGCCCCTCGAGTAATCGGACCACGCCACTTTGACCGATGTTCAAAGACGAGAGAGGTACAAGTTCCTCATTTGATTGTTCATCTTTAATTAAAATCGTATTGAGGTAGAAACTGCTCAACGCTAAACGGGTCTGACCAATTTTTAAACGCGCATTTTCCTCATCTATGGAAAGTAAAACGACTTCCTTATCTGGGGCAAACCCAAGCTCTCGAAGTTTTCCCGCGTGCTCAGACTTTAATATTTTATTTACATAATATATTTGGCCAATACGGGCAGTATTCAGTGTTTTCATGCGCGCTCCTTCAAGAGAATGTAAAAAGTATTTGACATTACAATAAGTATAACACGAATTACTTGTAATTTCGAGGAAATTTGTGTATGGGCAGTGTGGTTGATAAAAAAGAAATGTTTCACGTGAAAACAAACACACAAAAAAACTAGCATTGAGAGGCTAGTTTTTTGTTTTATTCTACAGAGAAGATGTATGGATAAACAGGTTGCTTACCATCATGAATCTCTACTTCCAGTTCTGGGTAACGTTTTACTAGTTCTTTGGCAATACGTTCCGCATTTGATTTCTTACCGTCTTCACCAATGTAAATTGCTGCAATTTCGCTGTCTTCATCAATCATTTTTTCAAAAGCAGCAAAGATGGCATCGTTCATTTTTTTGGTTGATGCGACAATTTTATTATTGACCATGCCAAGTGTATCTTTTTTGTGAATGTCAATACCATCAATATTAGTGTCACGAATAGCTTGTGTCACTGAACCAGATTGTACGTCTGCTAAAGAAGCAGTCATATTTTCTTTGTTTTCTTCAATTGATTTTGTTGGGTCAAAGCTGAGTAAAGCAGTAAAACCTTGAGGAACAGTCGCTGTTTCAATCACTTCAACAGGAATATCTGAAACTTCAGCGGCAGATTTGGCAGCCATGAAGATATTTTTATTATTCGGAAGAATAATAACCTTTTCGGCATTGACAGCTTCAATAGCTTTGAGGATATCTTCTGTCGATGGGTTCATTGTTTGACCACCAGAAACGACATGTTGTACACCCATTTCACGGAAAATATCAGCAAGACCATCACCAGCAGCGATGGCAATCAAGCCCCAGTCAGATTTAGAAGTAGAAGTGCTGATGTTGTTTGTTTTTTCTTTTTCAACAACGCCTTCGTTTTGGAGACGCATGTTATCAACTTTAACCTTAACCAAACGACCATACTTAAGACCTTCTTGCATAACAAGACCTGGATCTTCAGTATGGACATGGACTTTAACGATTTCTTCGTCATCCACAACTAAAAGCGAATTACCGATACCGGCCAAGTAGGCTTGGAAATTATCGTGATCATAGCCCTCACGTGCTGTGGGACCTTGGCCTAATTCGACCATAATCTCTGTACAGTAGCCGTAT
This window of the Lactococcus garvieae subsp. garvieae genome carries:
- a CDS encoding FeoA family protein; the protein is MKTLNTARIGQIYYVNKILKSEHAGKLRELGFAPDKEVVLLSIDEENARLKIGQTRLALSSFYLNTILIKDEQSNEELVPLSSLNIGQSGVVRLLEGQGEIKRRLMDMGITRGTSISVHKLAPLGDPMELHLRGYSLSLRKKDAEKIKIVVQD
- a CDS encoding DAK2 domain-containing protein; this translates as MSNINASKFQEMIQAAASRLNEQAEYVNSLNVFPVPDGDTGTNMGMTITNGAKDVAEKPAETVGQVAQILSKGLLMGARGNSGVILSQIFRGFGQYAKDYDELDGIHLANALQNGVEVAYKAVMKPVEGTILTVSRGAAELANRKSNETDDATAIMEAALEGAKIALAKTPDMLPVLKEVGVVDSGGQGLVYIYEGFLMAINGEFVPENPEQGLGAMDRMINMEHESETSVAGASTSDIKYGYCTEIMVELGQGPTAREGYDHDNFQAYLAGIGNSLLVVDDEEIVKVHVHTEDPGLVMQEGLKYGRLVKVKVDNMRLQNEGVVEKEKTNNISTSTSKSDWGLIAIAAGDGLADIFREMGVQHVVSGGQTMNPSTEDILKAIEAVNAEKVIILPNNKNIFMAAKSAAEVSDIPVEVIETATVPQGFTALLSFDPTKSIEENKENMTASLADVQSGSVTQAIRDTNIDGIDIHKKDTLGMVNNKIVASTKKMNDAIFAAFEKMIDEDSEIAAIYIGEDGKKSNAERIAKELVKRYPELEVEIHDGKQPVYPYIFSVE